A section of the Dermacoccus nishinomiyaensis genome encodes:
- a CDS encoding aldose 1-epimerase family protein: protein MITLAMAVEGFTLTILAHGADNPNDAPVPYAVGVTNDEQPTLPSGTQWHIRASGYEATIVEVGGGLRTLRHDGEDIVHGYAEDTMADAARGHVLAPWPNRIAGGRYAFDGDTYLLPLTEPEHANAAHGLVRWQPWQLVEHATHRVTVGVTLHPQPGWAWTVRFEMTYVLGPDGLTITPRATNLSDTPCPFGFGMHPYLTAGESSLDDVTLTAPLDEALTVDERLIPVGRGPASIDFTESASLRGVTLDTCFTGIGARPGSGMPSRPADAAPRADGAASSSNDAARWEVSVSTSSRVTTLWADAREFGYVQLFTGDGLPEPKNRRSGLAVEPMTCPANAFNTGEGLMVLHPGRTWTASFGISSRH, encoded by the coding sequence ATGATCACGCTTGCCATGGCAGTCGAAGGATTCACGCTCACCATCTTGGCGCATGGCGCCGACAACCCCAACGACGCGCCCGTTCCCTACGCTGTGGGCGTGACGAACGACGAGCAGCCCACCCTTCCCAGCGGCACGCAGTGGCACATCAGGGCGTCCGGGTACGAGGCGACGATCGTCGAGGTCGGCGGCGGGTTGCGGACGCTGCGCCACGACGGCGAGGACATCGTCCATGGATACGCCGAGGACACCATGGCCGACGCGGCCCGCGGGCACGTCCTCGCGCCGTGGCCGAACCGCATCGCAGGCGGGCGCTACGCGTTCGACGGCGACACGTACCTGCTGCCGCTGACCGAACCGGAGCACGCCAACGCCGCCCACGGGCTGGTGCGCTGGCAACCGTGGCAGCTCGTGGAGCACGCGACGCATCGCGTCACCGTCGGCGTCACGCTGCACCCGCAGCCGGGATGGGCGTGGACGGTGCGATTCGAGATGACGTACGTGCTCGGCCCCGACGGCCTGACGATCACGCCGCGCGCCACGAACCTCTCCGACACGCCATGCCCGTTCGGGTTCGGCATGCACCCCTATCTGACGGCAGGTGAGAGCTCACTCGACGACGTGACGCTGACCGCCCCTCTAGACGAAGCCCTTACCGTCGACGAGCGGCTCATCCCGGTGGGGCGTGGACCAGCCTCGATCGACTTCACCGAAAGCGCATCATTGCGCGGCGTCACCCTCGATACGTGCTTCACCGGTATCGGAGCCCGCCCGGGCAGCGGAATGCCCTCGCGGCCTGCAGACGCGGCGCCACGGGCTGACGGAGCCGCGTCGTCGAGCAACGACGCCGCACGCTGGGAGGTCAGCGTCAGCACGTCGTCGCGGGTGACGACGTTGTGGGCCGATGCGCGCGAGTTCGGCTACGTGCAGCTGTTCACGGGCGACGGGTTGCCGGAGCCGAAGAACCGACGCTCGGGCTTGGCCGTGGAGCCGATGACGTGCCCCGCCAATGCGTTCAACACGGGCGAGGGCCTCATGGTGCTGCACCCCGGCCGAACATGGACAGCCTCCTTCGGCATCTCCTCACGCCACTGA
- a CDS encoding helicase-associated domain-containing protein, with the protein MPRAARSFADDLRARSDDELAALLLARPDLTRPAPADITSLAARAATRASVQRALEHLDGGALRLVEALLVVGADGAAAALGASKKAVEQGIRELWAKALVWRASDGWRTARAVGEILTHPAGLGRSAAELVTHPSTLALSPTTTPDEVADAEARLTDRARAVIEQLRWGSARASFTTPALRAVRDELVRAGLMVALDGDDAVIPREVGLALRGGRLSREPWAPPQPEPRHVDQADADTAAAGEVLDLLWRLDDVAAAWDEEAPRVLRTGGLSVRDHRRLAARLDASSELTAFVLEIGHAAGLFASDGEIDATWRPTDLYDEWTTWSPARRWAALALAWRDTVRAPGLAGQSVDGTLVNVLGKDAAWPLMRARRRDVLDVLAALPAGSAPTIDDVEALLRWRRPLRLPAGAPTHADVVLREAAWLGVLGRGALTSAGRALLAADPSSAADVEAVTTAMSTALPEPVDQVMLQGDLTAIAPGPLAEEAATFMRRAADVESRGGATVFRFSDASLRRLLDHGVSSAEALELLRRHSMTPIPQALEYLLGDVARRHGHVRVGSVSSYVRSDDEAALDALVADTGLASLQLRRIAPTVCVSPMPAATLLDVLREHRHAPVAETSDGGVVVRAATVERAPTPSRRATPVQVNTLDAGEAEQLAGRLRAAERDAVRPSEHDAHTRIPSCDPTVTLALLQDAAAESVPVWIGYVEAGGDIKRGLFRPASVTGGRVTGQLGDASPVTRTFSIHRITGVASA; encoded by the coding sequence GTGCCCAGAGCCGCGCGCAGTTTTGCCGATGATCTGAGGGCCCGCAGCGACGACGAGCTCGCGGCCCTCCTGCTCGCGCGCCCCGACCTCACGCGACCGGCGCCGGCGGACATCACTTCCCTCGCGGCTCGCGCCGCGACGCGCGCCAGCGTCCAGCGTGCGCTCGAACATCTCGACGGCGGCGCGCTGCGCCTCGTCGAAGCCCTCCTCGTCGTCGGTGCTGACGGCGCCGCGGCCGCGCTCGGCGCGTCGAAGAAGGCCGTCGAACAGGGGATCCGGGAGCTCTGGGCGAAGGCGCTCGTCTGGCGCGCTTCCGACGGCTGGCGAACGGCTCGCGCGGTCGGTGAGATCCTCACGCACCCAGCAGGATTGGGACGTTCGGCCGCCGAGCTGGTGACACATCCGAGCACCCTCGCGCTCTCGCCCACGACCACCCCCGACGAGGTCGCCGACGCCGAAGCACGTCTCACCGATCGCGCGCGCGCCGTCATCGAGCAACTGCGCTGGGGCAGCGCCCGCGCCTCGTTCACGACGCCCGCCCTGCGCGCCGTCCGTGACGAACTCGTCCGCGCCGGGCTCATGGTCGCCCTCGACGGTGACGACGCCGTCATCCCGCGCGAGGTGGGCCTCGCCCTGCGCGGCGGCCGGCTGTCGCGCGAACCGTGGGCGCCGCCACAACCCGAGCCACGTCACGTCGACCAGGCCGACGCCGACACGGCTGCCGCCGGGGAGGTGCTCGATCTGCTGTGGCGACTCGACGACGTCGCCGCCGCCTGGGATGAGGAGGCGCCGCGTGTCCTGCGCACCGGTGGTCTGTCCGTCCGCGATCACCGTCGTCTCGCCGCGAGGCTCGATGCGTCGAGCGAACTGACCGCCTTCGTCCTCGAGATCGGCCACGCCGCAGGCCTGTTCGCCTCCGACGGAGAGATCGACGCGACGTGGCGACCGACCGATCTGTACGACGAATGGACGACCTGGAGCCCGGCGCGACGCTGGGCGGCCCTAGCTCTGGCGTGGCGTGACACCGTCCGCGCCCCCGGCCTCGCGGGTCAGAGCGTCGACGGGACGCTCGTCAACGTCCTCGGCAAGGACGCCGCGTGGCCGCTCATGCGGGCCCGCCGCCGGGACGTGCTCGACGTCCTCGCCGCCCTCCCGGCGGGCAGCGCCCCCACGATCGACGACGTCGAAGCGCTGCTGCGTTGGCGCCGACCGCTCCGCCTGCCTGCCGGGGCGCCCACCCACGCTGATGTCGTCCTGCGCGAAGCGGCATGGCTCGGCGTCCTCGGCCGGGGCGCGCTCACCAGCGCCGGGCGTGCGCTGCTCGCGGCCGACCCGTCGTCCGCCGCGGATGTCGAGGCCGTGACGACCGCCATGTCGACCGCGCTCCCGGAGCCGGTCGATCAGGTCATGCTCCAGGGCGACCTCACCGCCATCGCGCCCGGCCCGCTGGCGGAAGAGGCCGCCACGTTCATGCGTCGCGCCGCCGACGTCGAATCCCGCGGTGGTGCAACGGTTTTCCGCTTCAGCGACGCGAGTCTGCGTCGCCTGCTCGACCACGGGGTCTCCTCGGCGGAGGCGCTCGAGTTGCTGCGTCGCCACAGCATGACGCCGATCCCGCAGGCTCTCGAATACCTGCTCGGCGACGTCGCGCGCCGCCACGGCCACGTGCGCGTCGGGTCGGTCAGTTCGTACGTGCGCAGCGATGACGAGGCCGCCCTCGACGCGCTCGTCGCCGACACGGGCCTCGCGTCGCTGCAGCTGCGCCGCATCGCACCCACCGTCTGCGTCTCCCCGATGCCTGCGGCGACGCTGCTCGACGTCCTGCGCGAGCATCGTCACGCGCCTGTCGCCGAGACCTCCGACGGCGGGGTCGTCGTGCGCGCCGCCACCGTCGAGCGGGCCCCGACGCCGTCGCGCCGCGCCACCCCCGTCCAGGTGAACACGCTCGACGCCGGTGAGGCCGAGCAGCTGGCCGGCCGTCTACGGGCCGCCGAGAGGGACGCCGTCCGTCCGAGCGAGCACGACGCGCACACGCGCATCCCGTCCTGTGATCCGACGGTGACGTTGGCGCTGCTGCAGGACGCGGCCGCCGAGAGCGTTCCCGTGTGGATCGGCTACGTCGAGGCTGGCGGCGACATCAAGCGCGGCTTGTTCCGCCCCGCGAGCGTGACAGGCGGGCGCGTCACGGGCCAGCTGGGCGACGCCTCGCCAGTGACGCGGACGTTCTCGATCCACCGCATCACGGGCGTGGCGTCGGCGTGA
- a CDS encoding 8-oxo-dGTP diphosphatase: protein MTSATPLETCLVLVTRTSDGADEVLLGRKLRGFGRSRVVAPGGKIDAGESAQEAAARELEEETGLRAQTLAPAGVLDFRFSHDDLTQDMRAHVFIASDALGAVQDSDEIAGRWVRQDEIPYVEMWPDARHWMPRALADTLQHALFVYGADGVTLERFEL from the coding sequence GTGACGTCCGCGACGCCCCTCGAGACCTGCCTCGTCCTTGTCACCCGTACGAGCGACGGGGCGGACGAGGTGCTGCTCGGGCGAAAGCTGCGCGGCTTCGGTCGTAGCCGCGTCGTCGCCCCCGGCGGAAAGATCGACGCCGGTGAGAGCGCGCAGGAGGCGGCCGCCCGCGAGCTCGAGGAGGAGACGGGTCTGCGCGCGCAGACGCTCGCGCCAGCCGGCGTCCTCGACTTTCGCTTTTCCCACGACGACCTGACCCAAGACATGCGGGCGCATGTGTTCATTGCGTCCGATGCCCTCGGCGCGGTGCAGGATTCAGACGAGATCGCCGGCCGGTGGGTGCGTCAGGACGAGATTCCGTACGTCGAGATGTGGCCGGATGCGCGCCACTGGATGCCCCGCGCGCTCGCGGACACCCTGCAGCACGCCCTGTTCGTCTACGGCGCGGACGGCGTCACGCTCGAGCGCTTCGAGCTCTGA
- a CDS encoding EamA family transporter — translation MGIAVGGLVVVALGRSGATPLVGVLLCLAGALSWGAGNVASRRCAGASGLGLTVWGSLFVPLPMLVLSLLSDGPGAVGDALTHFGGAAIASTAYTVILASLVGYTIWNGLMGIYPASNVAPFTLLVPVVGFLAGWVFLGERPNAAAFVGGALLLVDVAVIVLGPRALTRLGARRQSSKRSSVTPSAP, via the coding sequence ATGGGCATCGCCGTGGGTGGGCTCGTCGTCGTGGCCCTCGGACGCTCGGGGGCGACACCGCTCGTCGGCGTCCTGCTGTGTCTCGCGGGAGCGCTGAGCTGGGGTGCCGGTAACGTCGCCTCGCGACGCTGCGCGGGAGCGTCAGGCCTCGGTTTGACGGTGTGGGGCAGCCTGTTCGTCCCGCTGCCTATGCTGGTGTTGTCGCTGCTCAGCGACGGCCCGGGCGCTGTCGGTGACGCGCTCACGCACTTCGGCGGCGCGGCGATCGCGTCGACGGCGTACACCGTCATCCTTGCGAGCCTCGTTGGCTACACGATCTGGAACGGGCTCATGGGCATCTATCCGGCATCGAACGTCGCCCCGTTCACGCTGCTCGTCCCCGTCGTCGGCTTCCTCGCCGGCTGGGTCTTCCTCGGCGAACGCCCCAACGCTGCCGCGTTCGTCGGCGGCGCGCTCCTGCTCGTTGACGTGGCCGTCATCGTGCTCGGCCCGCGCGCGCTGACGCGGCTGGGCGCCCGCCGTCAGAGCTCGAAGCGCTCGAGCGTGACGCCGTCCGCGCCGTAG
- a CDS encoding EamA family transporter: MTPRHIALALLVVLIWGLNFVVIHEGLAGMPPLLFVAIRFACILPIMAFVPRPQVAWRDLALVGLLMSAGQFGFLYSAMAAGLASGLASLILQAQALFTVVIAAAVLGGAAATHPTHGHGHRRGWARRRGPRTLGGDTARRRPAVSRGSAELGCR; this comes from the coding sequence ATGACCCCACGCCACATCGCGCTCGCGCTGCTCGTCGTTCTCATCTGGGGGCTCAACTTCGTCGTCATCCACGAGGGGCTGGCCGGCATGCCGCCGCTGCTGTTCGTGGCGATCCGGTTCGCGTGCATCCTGCCGATCATGGCGTTCGTGCCGCGCCCGCAGGTCGCGTGGCGCGACCTCGCACTCGTCGGGCTGCTCATGTCGGCCGGGCAGTTCGGGTTTCTGTACTCGGCGATGGCAGCGGGTCTGGCCTCCGGGCTGGCCTCGCTGATCCTGCAGGCTCAGGCGCTGTTCACCGTCGTCATCGCCGCGGCCGTCCTGGGGGGAGCGGCGGCGACCCATCCCACTCATGGGCATGGGCATCGCCGTGGGTGGGCTCGTCGTCGTGGCCCTCGGACGCTCGGGGGCGACACCGCTCGTCGGCGTCCTGCTGTGTCTCGCGGGAGCGCTGAGCTGGGGTGCCGGTAA
- a CDS encoding M13 family metallopeptidase, translated as MTRKSGLDVDTFDASVRPQDDLFAYVNNTWVREHPIPDDKSRYGAFDRLREKSEAAMRVIIEEAAQKAEDAENGNPAEGFGPATQKVGDLYRSFMDTERINRLGVSPIAEDLAAIDGLTSEHDLLMLLGHLERYGMGGLFGFYVSADAKNSDEYIVYIGQSGLGLPDEAYYREAQYAEIRAAYQEHMVRLLELAGVSTPEAVADRAYALEVDLAKHHWDNVSTRDAIKTYNRYTLDELRDVLGAFDLDAWMEGQVVPDGAFANVVVGEPSYLEGLAELFATRPLEDWKAWMTWHLVTSFANYLGDAVVEERFDFAGRTLSGTPQLRERWKRGVGLVEGVLGEEAGKLYVERHFPPEAKGRMQELVGNLVEAFRRSFRESTWMSPETQVKALEKLDAFTPKIGYPDEWRDYSDLQIVADDLVGNIKRSASFETDYQLAKIGQPIDRNEWLMSPQTVNAYYHPMMNEIVFPAAILQPPFFDVDADDAVNYGGIGAVIGHELGHGFDDQGSRFNGDGELVDWWTEGDRERFDALSAKLIAQFSELETRDAPGLKVNGGLTVGENIGDLGGLTIGYKAYTIACEDAPAPELDGFTGAQRFFLGWAQVWSGTAREAEAKRLLATDPHSPMDVRANAARNLTEFVEAFDVRAGDGMWVDEDERVRIF; from the coding sequence ATGACCCGCAAGTCCGGCCTCGACGTCGACACGTTCGACGCGTCCGTCCGCCCCCAGGACGACCTGTTCGCCTACGTCAACAACACGTGGGTTCGCGAGCACCCCATCCCCGACGACAAGTCGCGCTACGGCGCGTTCGACCGCCTTCGTGAGAAGAGCGAGGCGGCGATGCGCGTCATCATCGAGGAGGCAGCGCAGAAGGCGGAGGACGCCGAGAACGGCAACCCGGCCGAGGGCTTCGGCCCGGCCACGCAGAAGGTCGGCGACCTGTACCGCTCGTTCATGGACACCGAGCGCATCAACCGTCTCGGCGTCTCGCCGATCGCGGAGGATCTCGCCGCCATCGACGGGCTGACGAGCGAGCACGATCTGCTCATGCTCCTCGGCCACCTCGAGCGCTACGGCATGGGCGGTCTGTTCGGTTTCTACGTCAGCGCCGACGCGAAGAACAGCGACGAGTACATCGTCTACATCGGCCAGAGCGGCCTCGGGCTGCCCGACGAGGCCTACTACCGCGAGGCACAGTACGCCGAGATCCGCGCCGCCTACCAGGAGCACATGGTGCGGCTGCTCGAACTCGCGGGTGTCTCCACGCCGGAGGCCGTCGCCGACCGCGCTTACGCCCTCGAGGTCGACCTCGCGAAGCACCACTGGGACAACGTCTCGACGCGCGACGCCATCAAGACCTACAACCGCTACACGCTCGACGAGCTGCGCGACGTGCTCGGCGCGTTCGATCTCGACGCGTGGATGGAGGGCCAGGTCGTGCCGGACGGCGCGTTCGCGAACGTCGTCGTCGGGGAGCCGAGCTACCTCGAGGGGCTCGCGGAACTGTTCGCCACCCGTCCGCTCGAGGATTGGAAGGCATGGATGACGTGGCACCTCGTCACCTCCTTCGCGAACTACCTCGGCGACGCCGTGGTCGAGGAGCGCTTCGACTTCGCCGGCCGCACCCTGTCGGGCACGCCGCAGCTGCGTGAGCGCTGGAAGCGCGGCGTCGGCCTCGTCGAGGGCGTCCTCGGCGAGGAGGCCGGCAAGCTGTACGTCGAGCGTCACTTCCCGCCGGAGGCGAAGGGGCGGATGCAGGAACTCGTCGGCAACCTCGTCGAGGCGTTCCGTCGCAGTTTCCGCGAATCGACGTGGATGAGCCCCGAGACGCAGGTCAAGGCGCTCGAGAAGCTCGACGCGTTCACGCCCAAGATCGGATACCCCGACGAGTGGCGCGACTACTCCGACCTGCAGATCGTCGCCGACGACCTCGTCGGCAACATCAAGCGTTCCGCGTCATTCGAGACCGACTACCAGCTGGCCAAGATCGGGCAGCCCATCGACCGCAACGAGTGGCTCATGAGCCCGCAGACGGTCAACGCCTACTACCACCCGATGATGAACGAGATCGTCTTCCCGGCCGCCATCCTGCAGCCGCCGTTCTTCGACGTCGACGCGGACGACGCCGTCAACTACGGCGGCATCGGCGCCGTCATCGGACACGAACTCGGCCACGGCTTCGACGACCAGGGCTCGCGCTTCAACGGAGACGGTGAACTCGTCGACTGGTGGACCGAAGGCGACCGCGAGCGCTTCGACGCCCTGTCGGCCAAGCTCATCGCGCAGTTCTCCGAGCTCGAGACGCGCGACGCCCCCGGCCTCAAGGTGAACGGTGGCCTGACGGTCGGTGAGAACATCGGCGACCTCGGCGGACTGACGATCGGGTACAAGGCGTACACAATCGCCTGCGAGGACGCTCCGGCACCGGAGCTCGACGGTTTCACGGGCGCGCAGCGCTTCTTCCTCGGCTGGGCTCAGGTGTGGAGCGGCACCGCTCGCGAGGCCGAGGCGAAGCGTCTGCTCGCCACCGACCCGCACTCGCCGATGGACGTGCGCGCCAACGCAGCCCGCAACCTCACCGAGTTCGTCGAGGCGTTCGACGTCAGGGCCGGCGACGGCATGTGGGTCGACGAGGACGAGCGCGTGCGCATCTTCTGA
- a CDS encoding MFS transporter: protein MGRDAISVTDALLSIAQQVTSGALGCASDHMKMSSPVEQEAPVTAVSAPDVAIDPKRRKRLLAASLLSSSIEWYDFFIFGTAAALVFPHVFFPDSSALTGTLLSFGTFWAAFLARPLGGVLAGHYGDKYGRKRVVVICVLAMGAATFLIGLLPSAATIGVLAPVVLVTLRFVQGLAAGGQWGGIILLLTESEGPKRRGFAGTFGQMGVPIGVLLGNLIFLVVSQSVSKADFVSWGWRIPFLLSVVLFPLGLYIHNKVEDSPEFKELQARSAERMNDAPAQAPALDVVRKAWKRILLGCLTMGATNSMFYVGIVGSLSYASSELGMKRESLLLVTLVLSALNIPMILWSGALSDRIGRKPVVFWSAIGLAVVIFPYFALLGTKSIAMFAIGAFLTSFFQSTIYGPLAAYLAEIFHPSMRYSGMSLAYQLAAIALAGPTPMIMASVIDRTGSTHGIAAYMVVLSVLTAVGAWLLPETNPKSVRDDPSAVPGVGLNDAV, encoded by the coding sequence GTGGGCCGTGACGCGATCTCCGTTACCGATGCGTTATTGAGCATTGCTCAACAAGTGACGAGTGGGGCTCTAGGGTGTGCTTCAGATCACATGAAAATGTCATCTCCCGTCGAGCAGGAGGCCCCCGTGACTGCTGTATCCGCACCTGACGTCGCCATCGATCCGAAGCGCCGCAAGCGGCTGCTCGCCGCCAGCCTGCTGAGCAGTTCGATCGAGTGGTATGACTTCTTCATCTTCGGGACCGCAGCAGCGCTGGTGTTCCCTCATGTGTTCTTTCCCGACAGCTCCGCCTTGACCGGAACCCTCCTGTCGTTCGGGACGTTCTGGGCGGCCTTTCTTGCCCGCCCACTAGGTGGCGTGCTCGCCGGCCACTACGGCGACAAGTACGGGCGCAAGCGCGTCGTCGTGATCTGCGTCCTGGCCATGGGAGCGGCGACGTTCCTCATCGGCCTCCTGCCCTCTGCCGCGACGATCGGCGTCCTCGCGCCCGTCGTCCTCGTGACCCTCAGGTTCGTCCAGGGCCTTGCGGCCGGTGGTCAATGGGGCGGCATCATCCTGCTCCTGACGGAATCCGAGGGGCCGAAACGTCGCGGCTTCGCCGGCACCTTCGGTCAGATGGGCGTCCCGATCGGCGTGTTGCTCGGCAACCTCATCTTTCTGGTCGTGTCGCAGAGCGTCTCCAAGGCTGACTTCGTCTCGTGGGGTTGGCGCATCCCGTTCCTGCTGAGCGTCGTCCTGTTCCCCCTCGGGTTGTACATCCACAACAAGGTCGAGGACTCGCCGGAGTTCAAGGAGCTGCAGGCGCGTTCCGCCGAGCGGATGAACGACGCCCCTGCTCAGGCGCCCGCGCTCGACGTGGTCCGCAAGGCGTGGAAACGCATTCTGCTCGGTTGCCTCACGATGGGGGCGACGAATTCGATGTTCTACGTCGGCATCGTCGGTTCCCTGAGCTACGCTTCGAGCGAGCTCGGGATGAAACGAGAGAGTCTCCTGCTCGTCACTCTGGTGCTCTCGGCGCTCAACATCCCCATGATCTTGTGGTCGGGCGCACTCTCGGACCGGATCGGACGGAAACCCGTCGTGTTCTGGTCAGCCATTGGCCTCGCAGTCGTCATCTTTCCCTACTTCGCTCTGCTCGGGACGAAGAGCATCGCGATGTTCGCCATCGGGGCTTTTCTCACGAGCTTCTTCCAGTCGACGATCTACGGCCCGCTCGCTGCTTATCTTGCAGAGATCTTTCACCCGTCGATGCGGTACTCGGGCATGTCGCTGGCGTATCAGTTGGCCGCCATCGCACTGGCCGGCCCGACCCCGATGATCATGGCCTCCGTCATCGACAGAACGGGCAGCACGCACGGGATCGCCGCCTACATGGTGGTGCTCAGCGTCCTGACGGCCGTCGGGGCCTGGCTGCTGCCGGAGACGAACCCCAAGTCAGTTCGCGACGACCCGTCGGCGGTGCCCGGGGTGGGTCTCAACGATGCTGTCTGA
- a CDS encoding DNA repair helicase XPB gives MNNGALIVQSDRTILLEVDHENAEAARRAIAPFAELERAPEHVHTYRVTPLGLWNARAAGLDAETVVDALITHSRFPVPQPLLLDVAETMDRYGRLVLEKDGDQLVLHSTDKPVLEEVLRHKKIKPLVGDRLDDFTVAVHPSERGAIKQELIKVGWPAEDRAGFVDGEAHPIDLDTDGWQLRPYQRQAVDGFWDGGSGVVVLPCGAGKTLVGAGAMAKAKATTLILVTNTVSARQWRDELLKRTTLTEDEIGEYSGARKEIRPVTIATYQVLTLKRKGVYPHLELLDARDWGLVVYDEVHLLPAPIFRMTADLQARRRLGLTATLVREDNREDDVFSLIGPKRYDAPWKDIESQGYIAPADCVEVRVGLSDSDRMAYATSEPDERYRFASCATVKDPVVERIVAKHDGEPTLVIGQYLDQLETVAGRLNADLITGETSVAVRQKLFQQFRDGEITKLVVSKVANFSIDLPEASVAVQISGTFGSRQEEAQRLGRVLRPKADGRTAHFYSIVTRDTVDADFAAHRQRFLAEQGYAYRIVDESDI, from the coding sequence GTGAACAACGGCGCACTCATCGTGCAGAGCGATCGGACGATCCTGCTCGAGGTCGATCACGAGAACGCCGAGGCGGCGCGTCGCGCCATTGCTCCGTTCGCCGAGCTCGAACGCGCCCCCGAGCACGTTCACACGTATCGCGTCACGCCGCTCGGCCTGTGGAACGCCCGCGCTGCAGGCCTCGATGCCGAGACGGTCGTCGACGCCCTCATCACGCACAGCCGTTTCCCCGTGCCGCAACCGCTGCTGCTCGACGTCGCCGAGACGATGGATCGTTACGGCCGTCTCGTCCTCGAGAAGGACGGCGACCAGCTCGTCCTGCACTCCACCGACAAGCCCGTGCTCGAAGAGGTGCTGCGGCACAAGAAGATCAAGCCACTCGTCGGCGATCGCCTCGACGACTTCACCGTCGCCGTCCACCCAAGTGAGCGTGGCGCGATCAAGCAGGAGCTCATCAAGGTCGGCTGGCCGGCCGAGGACCGTGCGGGTTTCGTCGACGGCGAGGCCCATCCCATCGACCTCGACACCGACGGCTGGCAGCTGCGCCCCTACCAGCGTCAGGCCGTCGACGGGTTCTGGGACGGCGGCAGCGGCGTCGTCGTCCTGCCCTGTGGCGCCGGCAAGACGCTCGTCGGCGCCGGTGCCATGGCGAAGGCCAAGGCGACGACCCTCATCCTCGTGACGAACACCGTCTCGGCCCGTCAGTGGCGCGATGAGCTGCTCAAGCGCACGACGCTGACGGAGGACGAGATCGGCGAGTACTCCGGTGCGCGCAAGGAAATCCGCCCCGTCACGATCGCGACGTACCAGGTGCTCACGCTCAAGCGAAAGGGCGTCTACCCGCACCTCGAACTGCTCGATGCGCGCGACTGGGGCCTCGTCGTCTACGACGAGGTGCATCTGCTGCCCGCGCCCATCTTCCGCATGACGGCCGACCTGCAGGCCCGTCGACGTCTCGGCCTGACGGCGACGCTCGTGCGTGAGGACAACCGCGAGGACGACGTGTTCTCCCTCATCGGCCCGAAGCGCTACGACGCACCCTGGAAGGACATCGAGAGCCAGGGTTACATCGCGCCCGCCGATTGCGTCGAGGTGCGCGTCGGGCTCTCCGACTCCGACCGCATGGCCTATGCGACGAGCGAACCCGACGAGCGCTACCGCTTCGCCTCGTGCGCGACGGTCAAGGATCCGGTCGTCGAACGCATCGTCGCCAAGCATGACGGCGAACCGACCCTCGTCATCGGCCAGTATCTCGACCAGCTCGAGACCGTCGCGGGACGCCTGAACGCCGACCTCATCACCGGTGAGACGTCGGTTGCGGTGCGGCAGAAGCTGTTCCAGCAGTTCCGTGACGGCGAGATCACCAAGCTCGTCGTGTCGAAGGTCGCGAACTTCTCGATCGACCTGCCGGAGGCGAGCGTCGCCGTCCAGATCTCCGGAACCTTCGGCTCGCGTCAGGAGGAGGCCCAGCGCCTCGGTCGCGTCCTGCGCCCGAAGGCCGACGGACGCACCGCGCACTTCTACTCGATCGTCACGCGCGACACCGTCGACGCCGACTTCGCCGCGCACCGTCAGCGCTTCCTCGCCGAGCAGGGCTACGCCTACCGCATCGTCGACGAGAGCGACATCTGA
- a CDS encoding type II toxin-antitoxin system Phd/YefM family antitoxin, protein MTTVNIHEAKTHLSRLLARVGAGESITIAKAGRPIVDLVPHVAEPVRFGTLDASWTTADDAFGDEIDTLIGALFGAER, encoded by the coding sequence ATGACGACGGTCAACATCCACGAGGCGAAGACTCACCTTTCCCGGCTGCTTGCCAGGGTCGGGGCCGGCGAGTCGATCACCATCGCCAAGGCGGGGCGGCCCATCGTCGACCTCGTCCCGCATGTCGCCGAGCCCGTCAGGTTCGGCACACTCGATGCGTCGTGGACGACGGCGGACGACGCCTTCGGCGATGAGATCGACACGCTCATCGGGGCGCTGTTCGGCGCCGAGCGATGA
- a CDS encoding DUF2530 domain-containing protein, with the protein MSPDQRQPKRAPRADGATPRSIERAREMRERAEHSMSYEAGVVLPAEGEARLEESPYEKLFTGGDTVIPKPQPLHVDTPKVILVGVACWVVMLVVTLLVPALHTGERDWWPWTCVAGAVLGLMGWAYVRRGRGNAEAA; encoded by the coding sequence GTGAGCCCAGACCAGCGTCAGCCGAAGCGCGCGCCGCGTGCTGACGGTGCGACGCCCCGCTCGATCGAGCGCGCCCGCGAGATGCGGGAGCGCGCCGAGCACTCGATGTCCTACGAAGCTGGCGTCGTGCTCCCCGCCGAGGGCGAGGCGCGACTCGAGGAATCGCCGTACGAGAAGTTGTTCACCGGCGGCGACACCGTCATTCCGAAGCCGCAGCCGCTGCACGTCGACACACCCAAGGTGATCCTCGTCGGCGTCGCGTGCTGGGTCGTCATGCTCGTCGTGACGCTTCTCGTGCCCGCCCTGCACACGGGCGAGCGTGACTGGTGGCCGTGGACGTGCGTCGCGGGCGCCGTCCTCGGACTCATGGGCTGGGCCTACGTGCGTCGCGGACGTGGCAACGCCGAAGCTGCGTGA